One segment of Sulfobacillus thermosulfidooxidans DSM 9293 DNA contains the following:
- a CDS encoding GGDEF domain-containing protein, which translates to MVKRPGGERRRHHSGYSVWHAVERIVWPLAIGYSLLVAGVLWIGWGIFPDSLRTTLLWICGMNWFGSMLLLGIIRAVVWVRLVRPLQHRADYDALSGLYRADVFWARAEEMVQWLGSQGQPWAFVYLDLDDFKRVNDTNGHLVGDAVIRTLGSLLQSHARHSDITGRLGGEEFGWILPGASPSEAVAAANRLLIAFREANCDGLTGCTFSAGVAGWTSQEDSVSIWTIARRADHALYHAKSHGKGQVQITAS; encoded by the coding sequence ATGGTAAAACGACCCGGAGGAGAGAGAAGGCGCCATCACAGCGGGTATTCGGTGTGGCATGCTGTAGAACGCATCGTATGGCCTCTTGCCATAGGATATTCGTTGTTAGTTGCTGGTGTATTGTGGATTGGATGGGGGATTTTTCCAGACTCACTACGGACCACTCTTTTGTGGATTTGCGGGATGAACTGGTTTGGTAGCATGCTGCTTTTGGGCATTATTCGCGCAGTCGTGTGGGTTCGGTTAGTGCGTCCCCTCCAACACCGGGCGGATTATGATGCCTTAAGTGGTTTATATAGGGCGGATGTGTTTTGGGCACGCGCTGAAGAGATGGTTCAATGGTTGGGATCGCAAGGCCAGCCGTGGGCGTTTGTCTATTTAGATCTGGATGATTTTAAACGGGTGAATGATACCAATGGCCATTTGGTTGGCGATGCTGTGATTCGCACTTTAGGCTCCTTACTGCAAAGCCATGCGCGCCATAGTGATATCACGGGACGATTGGGTGGCGAGGAATTCGGATGGATTTTGCCAGGGGCGAGCCCATCAGAAGCTGTGGCAGCCGCCAACCGGTTATTAATCGCGTTTCGCGAAGCAAACTGCGATGGCTTGACCGGCTGTACATTTTCTGCTGGCGTAGCCGGATGGACGAGCCAAGAAGATTCTGTCAGCATTTGGACCATAGCGCGCCGTGCTGATCATGCCTTGTATCATGCCAAAAGTCATGGCAAAGGACAAGTCCAGATCACAGCCTCTTGA
- a CDS encoding MBL fold metallo-hydrolase yields the protein MGASLFWLGQSGFLMEITTPRSLRILIDPFLTPTRGANDPRFQVEDLGPIDWILSTHEHLDHFDWESIVHLKKHNPGLQVMAPLHLKERLVKAGFLPSEYLYPRLFEWVDLSTTLKIQAIPSVHALHVEDGYDSGIPGQFLGYIMDFGGIRVYHSGDTILSPSLFDTLSAAGIHVALLPINGRDFFREREDIVGNLTAWEAVELAGRIGAKVLIPMHYDAFANNLGDIGQVVRYAHEYWPELSVAVLGYGQEWPIYIPRVLSSPK from the coding sequence ATGGGAGCATCGTTATTTTGGTTAGGGCAATCAGGATTTCTCATGGAAATCACGACACCGCGTTCACTGCGTATTCTTATTGATCCTTTTCTCACGCCGACCCGTGGGGCCAATGATCCGCGCTTTCAAGTCGAGGATCTAGGACCCATTGACTGGATTTTAAGTACGCATGAGCATTTGGATCATTTTGATTGGGAAAGCATTGTCCATCTCAAGAAACATAATCCTGGACTTCAAGTCATGGCTCCACTTCACTTGAAAGAACGGCTTGTGAAAGCCGGATTTTTGCCATCTGAATATCTTTATCCGCGTTTATTTGAATGGGTGGATTTAAGCACAACATTAAAGATTCAAGCCATTCCTAGTGTACATGCGCTTCATGTTGAAGATGGGTATGATTCCGGGATCCCGGGACAATTTTTAGGCTACATCATGGATTTTGGGGGCATTCGTGTCTATCATAGCGGTGATACCATTTTATCTCCGTCTTTGTTTGATACGTTAAGCGCGGCGGGGATTCACGTGGCGCTTCTGCCTATCAACGGGCGTGACTTCTTCCGGGAGCGCGAAGATATTGTGGGCAATTTGACGGCCTGGGAAGCGGTTGAATTGGCAGGGCGGATCGGTGCGAAAGTCCTGATTCCGATGCATTATGATGCATTTGCCAACAACTTGGGGGACATTGGGCAAGTTGTGCGGTATGCCCATGAGTACTGGCCCGAGTTATCTGTTGCGGTACTGGGATATGGTCAAGAATGGCCGATATATATTCCGCGCGTGCTCTCTTCGCCAAAATAA
- a CDS encoding respiratory chain complex I subunit 1 family protein, producing MVNEYVAQLIQVLFVLGFSPLLKGIMDRYKARLAGRYGPPIWQPYRDLRKWMHKETIRTTQTSWVSEWAPVFYFIAPLIVAMLIPVLTTFPLPFAWMGDMLAGGMILGGGGIALLFAALDSGSVYPVLGVSRIRLIATFTEPLALLLVFIAAQAAGATIPFVVNQTLGSPPWEFSPAHILIIVGWFLFLIAESGHIPVDNPSTAQELSMIDPGRTFESSGLDLMLYEWGGWMKFTVLTIILMNVLVSPFGLARSLAVSSLALAVFWVMVKLIFAAGVLITIEVSFAKLRLIRNVDFITAAIVLAIIGAVTAAWSLV from the coding sequence TTGGTCAATGAATATGTGGCCCAACTCATACAAGTTCTTTTTGTTTTGGGTTTTTCGCCTCTTCTTAAAGGGATTATGGATCGTTACAAAGCGCGGTTGGCTGGACGTTATGGGCCGCCCATTTGGCAGCCTTACCGTGATTTGCGGAAATGGATGCATAAAGAGACCATCCGGACCACCCAAACATCATGGGTCTCAGAATGGGCACCAGTCTTCTACTTTATTGCTCCTCTCATTGTGGCCATGTTGATCCCAGTGCTCACAACATTTCCCTTACCGTTTGCTTGGATGGGAGATATGTTAGCCGGAGGCATGATTTTGGGCGGTGGCGGTATTGCCTTACTCTTTGCCGCACTCGATAGCGGAAGCGTCTATCCCGTTTTGGGTGTGAGCCGGATCCGGTTGATTGCGACATTTACCGAACCCTTAGCCCTCCTCCTCGTATTTATTGCGGCCCAAGCGGCCGGCGCCACAATACCATTTGTGGTCAATCAAACGTTAGGATCGCCACCGTGGGAATTTAGTCCTGCCCATATTCTCATTATCGTGGGATGGTTCCTCTTTTTAATTGCGGAAAGTGGTCATATTCCGGTCGATAATCCATCGACGGCACAAGAGCTTTCCATGATCGATCCCGGACGGACATTTGAATCGAGCGGGTTGGATTTGATGCTCTATGAATGGGGCGGCTGGATGAAATTCACGGTGTTGACCATCATTTTGATGAATGTGTTGGTCTCCCCATTTGGTCTGGCTCGCTCACTGGCCGTATCGTCATTAGCTTTAGCGGTGTTCTGGGTCATGGTGAAACTTATTTTCGCTGCGGGCGTGTTAATCACCATTGAGGTCAGCTTCGCCAAATTGCGGTTAATTCGCAATGTGGACTTTATTACCGCAGCGATTGTCCTCGCGATTATTGGTGCTGTGACAGCCGCATGGTCTTTAGTGTAA
- a CDS encoding tRNA (adenine(22)-N(1))-methyltransferase TrmK, with protein sequence MAPLEKRLAIIRDWCKSFAVVADVGAGQGRLARALAEQGQQVYATEKTLKGWQQLTSYTRSFFPRITPVLGDGIVPLLALPISIDVAVIAGMGPRTIQHILHQDYESRAIPAFIVQPMQGLFLLRRYLLENNWFIQRAELVKEHGKIYGMWLVQRAAHNDLDDRSPFFWVPTEFQHSPLFQSLVKARVIQLNQYIDHASLDTPQLEAWQREKQYLTGVIS encoded by the coding sequence ATGGCGCCGTTAGAGAAAAGACTAGCAATCATTCGGGACTGGTGTAAATCGTTTGCGGTCGTCGCGGATGTCGGTGCGGGGCAAGGACGTTTGGCCCGGGCTCTCGCCGAACAGGGACAACAAGTTTATGCTACCGAAAAAACGCTAAAAGGGTGGCAGCAGCTTACCTCTTATACCCGGTCATTTTTTCCCCGCATCACCCCGGTTTTAGGTGATGGAATCGTCCCGTTACTCGCTTTGCCAATATCCATCGATGTCGCCGTGATTGCAGGAATGGGGCCCAGAACTATTCAACACATTCTGCACCAGGACTATGAAAGCCGCGCCATTCCAGCTTTTATCGTACAACCAATGCAGGGTTTGTTTCTTCTTCGTCGGTACTTATTGGAGAATAATTGGTTCATTCAACGCGCTGAACTGGTTAAGGAACACGGAAAGATCTATGGGATGTGGTTGGTCCAAAGAGCAGCCCACAACGATCTTGATGACCGGTCCCCGTTTTTTTGGGTGCCGACAGAATTTCAACATAGTCCTTTATTTCAGAGCTTAGTCAAAGCACGTGTGATCCAGTTAAATCAGTATATCGATCATGCCTCTTTGGATACTCCACAGCTTGAGGCTTGGCAACGCGAAAAGCAGTATTTAACGGGAGTTATATCATGA
- a CDS encoding carbohydrate ABC transporter permease — protein sequence MIKRAIVKDSEEMTVKPVKKKPFSWDKASAVMVLVPSLAALGIFVYGFIAWTGYLSLTNWNSYIPNLSFAGLKNYVAVFETFRFQSDIRNLVVFTALFVLGCLALGLFLAVLIDQKIRFESLFRSIFIFPMAISFVATGVIWSWVLNPQTGVNLILRALGDQHPPNWFLSTAIDPSITVGLIQLGIPLALVAVTIAAIWQMSGFAMAIYLAGLRAIPEEIKEAARIDGAGSWRLFWSVIFPQLKSSTVTAVIILSAASLKVFGLIYAMTGPGQDFTTDMPTLNMFETTFQGSQFAEGAAIATILFLIMAAFSIPYLISVLRKEEGA from the coding sequence GTGATAAAACGGGCTATTGTGAAAGATAGCGAAGAAATGACTGTGAAACCCGTAAAGAAAAAACCTTTCTCATGGGATAAGGCGTCTGCCGTTATGGTATTGGTCCCATCACTTGCTGCGTTGGGAATCTTTGTTTATGGTTTTATTGCCTGGACTGGATATCTGTCCTTAACCAATTGGAACAGTTATATTCCCAACTTGAGTTTTGCGGGATTGAAAAATTATGTCGCTGTCTTTGAAACCTTCCGGTTTCAGTCTGATATTCGCAATCTTGTGGTGTTTACCGCATTATTTGTATTAGGATGTCTGGCCCTAGGATTATTTTTAGCGGTATTGATTGATCAGAAAATTCGTTTTGAGAGTTTATTCCGGAGTATTTTTATTTTCCCCATGGCGATTTCCTTTGTGGCCACTGGCGTTATCTGGTCATGGGTGCTGAACCCCCAGACCGGGGTGAATTTGATTTTGCGCGCGTTAGGGGATCAGCATCCGCCCAATTGGTTTTTGAGCACGGCGATTGATCCAAGTATTACCGTAGGACTCATTCAGCTTGGGATTCCTTTGGCCCTGGTTGCCGTAACGATTGCCGCCATCTGGCAAATGTCGGGATTTGCGATGGCGATTTATTTGGCTGGATTACGAGCCATCCCCGAAGAAATTAAGGAAGCGGCCCGCATTGATGGGGCGGGTTCATGGCGGTTGTTTTGGTCGGTCATCTTTCCCCAATTGAAATCCTCAACGGTTACTGCCGTCATTATTTTGAGTGCGGCGTCGCTGAAAGTCTTCGGATTAATTTATGCGATGACGGGGCCGGGTCAGGATTTCACCACGGATATGCCCACACTCAATATGTTTGAGACGACTTTCCAAGGGAGTCAATTTGCCGAGGGTGCGGCCATTGCGACCATTCTTTTTTTGATTATGGCGGCCTTTAGTATCCCCTATCTGATTTCGGTGTTGCGCAAGGAGGAGGGAGCATAA
- a CDS encoding carbohydrate ABC transporter permease, with translation MAVRRLNRSLLYLLLTIFAVLYLMPVYVVAVTSLKSGAAINLSQMWDLPQHISFASLATAWQKLGPNFMNSVYLTIPATVISSLIGAMNGYALAKWRFKGSNTVFFIILLGMFIPYQAVLIPVLRVLDTLHLYGSIPGLILVNVVYGIPITTLIFRNFYAAIPDEMIEAGKIDGAGYWGIFRYIVLPLSASGFVVTGIWQFTQIWNNFLFAVSVTNPPHQPVTVAVVNIAGSQTIQWNVQMASALMASIPTLVVYIFLGKYFVRGLLAGSVKG, from the coding sequence ATGGCTGTTCGTCGATTGAACCGTTCCCTGCTTTATCTGCTCTTGACGATTTTTGCGGTGCTATATCTCATGCCCGTCTATGTGGTTGCGGTTACGAGTTTGAAATCAGGTGCCGCCATTAATTTATCGCAGATGTGGGATTTGCCACAGCATATCAGTTTTGCGAGTTTAGCCACGGCCTGGCAAAAATTAGGGCCCAATTTTATGAACAGCGTGTATCTCACCATTCCCGCGACCGTGATTTCGTCGCTCATTGGTGCCATGAACGGGTATGCCTTGGCCAAATGGCGATTTAAGGGTTCGAACACGGTATTTTTTATTATCCTGTTGGGGATGTTTATACCGTATCAAGCCGTTTTGATTCCTGTCTTGCGAGTACTGGATACCTTACATTTGTATGGATCGATACCGGGCTTGATTTTAGTTAACGTGGTTTATGGCATTCCTATTACCACGCTCATCTTTCGCAACTTCTATGCGGCGATTCCTGACGAAATGATTGAAGCGGGAAAAATTGATGGAGCGGGCTATTGGGGTATTTTTCGTTATATTGTCTTGCCCTTATCGGCTTCAGGTTTTGTGGTAACCGGGATTTGGCAGTTTACGCAAATTTGGAATAACTTTTTATTTGCGGTGTCTGTAACCAATCCACCGCATCAACCCGTTACAGTCGCCGTGGTGAATATTGCTGGTAGTCAGACCATCCAGTGGAATGTGCAAATGGCGAGCGCGTTGATGGCGTCAATCCCCACTCTTGTTGTATATATTTTTCTGGGCAAATATTTTGTACGGGGCTTGTTGGCTGGTTCCGTTAAAGGCTAA
- a CDS encoding thymidine kinase, producing MAGTITVITGGMFSGKSEQLIHYVEQAITAGYATVIFYPHMANRQSERDIQRRIVNTSLTHVPVFAVDTQGLGFHDIVQKYQADVIAIDETQFFSRHIVDVVRVWRHQGRHVAIAGLDMDSNENPFGPMGDLLCVADNIIKLHAQCSLCHNPAMISYRLNDSREQVMVGERNYTALCLECYDQLSSRRSQGGQNDGAVREKTSNHSGLV from the coding sequence TTGGCAGGCACAATAACCGTCATAACTGGCGGGATGTTTTCCGGTAAATCCGAGCAGTTAATCCATTATGTGGAACAAGCGATAACAGCTGGTTATGCGACCGTCATTTTTTATCCCCATATGGCTAATCGGCAGAGTGAACGCGATATTCAAAGACGGATCGTCAATACGAGTCTCACTCATGTGCCTGTGTTTGCGGTGGACACACAGGGATTGGGTTTTCATGATATTGTGCAAAAATATCAGGCAGATGTTATTGCTATCGATGAAACGCAATTTTTTTCACGACATATTGTTGACGTGGTGCGTGTTTGGCGACATCAAGGACGGCATGTGGCCATTGCGGGTCTTGATATGGACTCCAATGAAAATCCGTTTGGACCGATGGGGGATCTTCTGTGTGTAGCTGATAACATTATTAAATTGCATGCACAGTGTTCCTTATGCCATAATCCCGCTATGATATCATACCGGCTTAATGACAGTCGAGAACAGGTCATGGTGGGCGAAAGGAATTATACAGCACTGTGCTTGGAATGCTACGATCAGCTGTCCTCTCGTCGAAGCCAAGGAGGGCAGAACGATGGCGCCGTTAGAGAAAAGACTAGCAATCATTCGGGACTGGTGTAA
- a CDS encoding NADH-quinone oxidoreductase subunit B family protein, translating to MFYWRWLSDLLHGPKTTTFPAQSDPHIVSRGEIHIQGTLNDETAPIRRAMAIRHVDGGSCNGCESELQLLTSPDYDFSRFGFSFTPSPRHADILVVTGVITRPMVEILQHVFEGMPSPKRVVALGQCAINGHVFAHAPDVLGSLKNVLPLTVEITGCPPTPADILQGLLQAVETYPIQQGENQNERSALG from the coding sequence ATGTTTTACTGGCGCTGGTTATCCGATTTGCTGCATGGTCCCAAAACCACCACATTTCCGGCACAATCTGATCCCCACATCGTGTCGCGTGGAGAAATTCATATCCAGGGTACACTGAATGACGAAACAGCTCCAATACGTCGTGCCATGGCGATTCGTCATGTCGATGGAGGATCATGTAACGGCTGTGAGTCGGAACTGCAGCTTCTTACCAGTCCGGACTATGATTTTTCTCGGTTTGGTTTTTCCTTCACGCCGTCTCCGCGTCATGCGGACATTTTGGTTGTGACCGGTGTGATTACACGCCCGATGGTTGAGATTCTGCAACACGTATTTGAAGGGATGCCATCTCCTAAACGGGTCGTGGCCTTAGGGCAGTGTGCCATTAACGGACATGTGTTTGCCCATGCGCCAGATGTGCTGGGTTCTTTGAAAAATGTCCTGCCGCTCACCGTCGAAATTACCGGATGTCCGCCCACGCCTGCAGATATTCTCCAAGGACTATTACAGGCTGTGGAAACCTATCCGATTCAACAAGGAGAGAATCAGAATGAACGCAGCGCTTTGGGGTGA
- a CDS encoding DUF190 domain-containing protein: MAVKISGEALRLRIFIGEDARWHHKPLYHAIVLKAREMGMAGATVMRALEGFGPTSRIHTVNLLDLSSDMPILVEIVDSKEYVEKFLPVLDTMVDAGLITIDPVKVVKYTHNQTNDPHIDRDNSQ, from the coding sequence ATGGCAGTGAAAATATCGGGAGAAGCTCTCCGACTCAGGATTTTCATTGGCGAAGATGCGAGGTGGCATCATAAACCGCTATACCATGCCATTGTGTTGAAAGCACGAGAAATGGGTATGGCGGGAGCCACAGTGATGCGCGCGTTAGAAGGATTTGGTCCGACATCCAGAATTCACACGGTGAACTTATTAGATTTATCCAGTGATATGCCGATTCTGGTGGAGATTGTAGATAGTAAAGAGTATGTAGAAAAGTTTCTCCCCGTTTTAGATACGATGGTGGACGCAGGCCTAATTACTATTGACCCCGTGAAAGTGGTGAAATATACTCACAATCAGACAAACGATCCACACATCGATCGCGATAATTCTCAGTAA
- a CDS encoding ribonuclease H family protein — protein MGITYQVYTDGACANNQAPGGQPGGWACVFVDGPSYFGAEPRTTNNRMEMTAVIEALKHTPKGADVTIFSDSAYVINAFKQNWFANWEKRGWKNAKGQPVENQDLWRQMLDLVKDRQVNWTKVKGHAGNEYNEMADRLAVKAMEDLRSKL, from the coding sequence GTGGGAATAACGTATCAGGTTTATACGGATGGCGCTTGTGCCAATAATCAAGCGCCTGGTGGGCAGCCCGGTGGCTGGGCGTGTGTTTTTGTTGACGGTCCGTCCTATTTCGGTGCCGAGCCACGAACGACCAACAACCGAATGGAAATGACAGCGGTGATTGAGGCGTTAAAACATACACCGAAAGGCGCTGACGTGACAATTTTTAGCGACTCGGCCTATGTGATTAATGCTTTTAAACAAAATTGGTTTGCGAATTGGGAAAAGCGCGGTTGGAAGAATGCCAAAGGGCAACCCGTTGAAAATCAAGATTTATGGCGCCAGATGCTTGATTTAGTTAAAGATCGACAGGTGAATTGGACTAAAGTCAAAGGTCATGCGGGGAATGAATATAATGAAATGGCCGATCGATTGGCTGTGAAGGCCATGGAAGATCTTCGAAGCAAATTGTGA
- a CDS encoding GNAT family N-acetyltransferase gives MYLTLYPDPYIAKDSLLNVLAYAVGNPKPDHLERLIAEVYTPSVASLYVLCEGTQVAAVIGIKHLPDFSGQILHIAVEKIFRHQGWGRFLIAEVVKREQLNRVMAETDGDTVDFYRRCGFVISSLGEKYPGVERFHCLWTQ, from the coding sequence ATGTACTTAACCTTATATCCTGACCCTTATATCGCAAAAGACTCATTGCTAAACGTGCTAGCCTATGCCGTAGGCAATCCCAAACCAGACCATCTTGAGAGGCTAATTGCCGAAGTTTATACCCCCTCTGTCGCTTCATTATATGTATTATGTGAAGGGACCCAGGTGGCAGCAGTGATTGGCATCAAACATCTCCCGGATTTTTCAGGACAAATTCTCCATATCGCCGTAGAAAAAATTTTTCGTCACCAAGGGTGGGGACGATTCCTTATTGCCGAGGTGGTGAAAAGGGAACAATTGAACCGCGTCATGGCGGAAACGGATGGGGATACGGTGGATTTTTACCGTCGCTGCGGATTTGTAATTTCCTCCCTAGGTGAGAAATATCCGGGCGTTGAGCGCTTTCACTGCCTGTGGACGCAATGA
- a CDS encoding NAD(P)/FAD-dependent oxidoreductase, whose translation MAKPHVLVLGGNFSGLGAAQKIREYARDTVDITLIDRKNYLLFVPNIPSEVLDYDRNPALTMHMDIVKPLEEDDIYFIQGEVKGFDVDRQTVEYVPTERPGAAAETIHYDYVVFALGNRLAYDDIEGFAEYGQTVSDTFYGEKLRRYLRNDYKGGPIAIGSDFFHQGTMTQDLVPMAAAACEGPPVEMVFSMATWLKNHGLGNPDKITVFTPGDTIAEDAGLGNVSSILKFAAEAGVHYKNKAQGIRRLTKDGVELQDGSSIEAELKIIFPDWQPHEFMKNTPIVDDQGFVLTDMTMRHPTYKNVFACGDAAAVVVPKLGYLAHITGDMVAKQIAMDMGRMEPAKANIPPHFIVNCLGDMGDKKAFFINSDSWYGGKMEQLKVGSEVVFLLKAQYKEMFFRTKGKVPDWGIPFANFMANNF comes from the coding sequence ATGGCTAAACCACACGTATTAGTATTGGGAGGGAATTTTTCCGGATTAGGGGCGGCTCAAAAAATTCGCGAATACGCCCGTGATACAGTTGACATTACATTAATTGATCGAAAGAACTATCTTCTTTTTGTTCCCAATATTCCTTCGGAAGTTTTAGATTATGATCGTAATCCCGCGCTGACAATGCATATGGATATTGTTAAGCCTTTAGAAGAGGATGACATTTATTTTATCCAAGGTGAAGTCAAAGGATTCGATGTGGACCGCCAGACGGTGGAATATGTGCCGACTGAACGTCCTGGAGCAGCAGCCGAAACGATTCATTATGATTATGTTGTCTTTGCCTTAGGAAACCGGCTAGCCTATGATGATATTGAAGGATTTGCAGAATATGGACAAACGGTGAGCGATACATTTTATGGCGAAAAATTGCGCCGTTATCTACGGAACGATTATAAAGGTGGCCCTATTGCTATTGGATCAGATTTCTTTCACCAAGGAACCATGACCCAAGATTTAGTACCGATGGCGGCGGCGGCTTGTGAAGGGCCTCCCGTAGAAATGGTATTTTCCATGGCAACGTGGCTTAAAAACCATGGGTTAGGGAATCCTGATAAAATTACCGTGTTTACGCCAGGAGACACTATCGCTGAGGATGCGGGTCTTGGTAATGTTTCTTCCATCTTAAAGTTTGCTGCGGAAGCGGGCGTGCATTACAAGAACAAAGCGCAGGGCATTCGTCGACTGACTAAAGACGGTGTCGAATTACAAGACGGCTCATCGATCGAAGCTGAACTCAAGATTATCTTTCCAGACTGGCAACCCCACGAATTTATGAAAAATACGCCGATCGTTGATGATCAGGGATTTGTGTTAACCGACATGACGATGCGTCATCCGACGTATAAGAATGTTTTTGCGTGTGGTGATGCAGCGGCCGTTGTTGTTCCCAAGTTGGGTTATTTAGCGCACATTACGGGTGATATGGTAGCCAAGCAGATTGCCATGGACATGGGCCGGATGGAACCTGCGAAAGCTAATATTCCACCACATTTCATTGTCAATTGTCTTGGCGATATGGGAGATAAAAAGGCTTTCTTTATTAACTCCGATTCTTGGTATGGCGGAAAAATGGAACAACTGAAAGTCGGTTCAGAAGTTGTCTTTTTATTAAAGGCTCAATATAAAGAAATGTTTTTCCGGACAAAAGGGAAAGTTCCAGATTGGGGTATTCCCTTTGCAAACTTCATGGCTAACAACTTCTAA
- a CDS encoding proton-conducting transporter membrane subunit, giving the protein MNVWINIWPLAILLGAILIGWVLPVKYLRTFNGLVIVLMMASLFMPLWHLFRPVDALAYWFDITATVFGAFAIWFSGPYIAVESGLHDWDERRVKGYYLGLYTFVGSLMAMALLANYLLLWVALEVATLSSIYLVQTSGTRTSLEAAWRYLVVTESGGLAGLLGTILILVGSARNLGTWGLMPASTSLPINSTMVLAGIILAAVGYGAKAGLAPFHTWLPDAHSEAPAPVSALLSGVKLAGAVLILDRLFSLSSGAVPAAWPHDLLWILGLLSLIIAASFVAFQKDLKRLWAYSSIEHIGLIALGLGFGGLGVLGALLHVWTHAINKTLLFYNAGTVRLYYHGVSSLPDTSGLLESSPYTGGLLALGATGIVGLPPFAPFWSEWLILMGGIAQGHVVVTIVAIILLLAIFGGITLKMPRWLFTPGESRKNRVHESWRLILPSMTLGVLVVIGGIALPGLLPHMFHHAAAILRYTSPSRVVMPKNS; this is encoded by the coding sequence ATGAACGTGTGGATAAACATCTGGCCGCTAGCCATTTTGTTGGGAGCTATCCTCATCGGTTGGGTTCTTCCTGTCAAATATCTACGGACATTTAATGGGCTCGTCATTGTGCTGATGATGGCCTCGTTGTTTATGCCCCTATGGCACCTCTTTCGACCAGTGGACGCTTTAGCTTATTGGTTTGATATTACGGCAACCGTGTTTGGAGCCTTTGCCATTTGGTTTTCCGGTCCCTATATCGCGGTCGAGAGCGGTTTACATGATTGGGATGAGCGCCGTGTCAAAGGATATTACTTAGGTCTTTACACCTTTGTGGGATCATTAATGGCAATGGCGTTATTGGCCAACTACTTGCTGCTTTGGGTAGCGCTAGAGGTGGCCACATTGTCCTCTATCTATTTAGTGCAAACCTCAGGTACACGTACATCGCTTGAAGCGGCCTGGCGGTATCTGGTGGTGACAGAGAGCGGGGGACTAGCTGGTCTGCTCGGAACCATTTTGATTCTCGTGGGAAGCGCGAGAAACTTGGGCACTTGGGGGTTGATGCCTGCTTCAACATCTTTGCCCATCAACTCGACCATGGTCTTGGCCGGCATTATTTTAGCTGCCGTCGGCTATGGGGCCAAAGCAGGATTAGCGCCCTTTCACACATGGTTGCCGGATGCGCACAGTGAAGCCCCGGCTCCTGTATCGGCCCTATTATCCGGAGTTAAGTTAGCTGGGGCTGTCTTAATTCTTGATCGATTGTTTTCGCTTTCATCCGGTGCTGTTCCAGCGGCTTGGCCCCATGATTTGCTATGGATTTTGGGCTTGTTATCATTGATTATCGCGGCTAGTTTTGTTGCCTTTCAAAAAGATCTGAAGCGCCTTTGGGCTTATTCGAGTATCGAGCATATCGGTCTTATTGCCCTAGGCTTGGGGTTTGGGGGATTAGGAGTCTTAGGAGCATTACTGCATGTTTGGACCCATGCCATTAATAAAACGTTGTTGTTTTATAACGCGGGGACTGTCCGGCTCTATTATCATGGCGTGTCGAGCCTACCTGACACGTCCGGATTATTAGAAAGCTCACCGTATACGGGCGGATTATTGGCCTTAGGGGCAACCGGGATTGTGGGCTTGCCGCCCTTCGCTCCTTTTTGGAGTGAATGGCTCATTTTAATGGGGGGAATTGCCCAGGGCCACGTGGTCGTCACCATTGTCGCGATCATTCTCTTGTTAGCCATTTTTGGGGGGATTACCTTAAAAATGCCGCGGTGGCTATTTACCCCAGGTGAATCGCGCAAAAACCGTGTCCATGAATCATGGCGGTTGATTCTTCCCTCCATGACACTCGGGGTTTTGGTCGTGATTGGTGGCATTGCCTTGCCGGGACTGTTACCACACATGTTTCATCATGCGGCCGCCATCTTACGCTATACTTCGCCATCTCGTGTCGTGATGCCAAAGAATTCATGA